From the genome of Gymnogyps californianus isolate 813 chromosome 4, ASM1813914v2, whole genome shotgun sequence:
tgaggttccccgCCCCcggcaactttagtttaaagccctcttcaccagcttggcaagccgATGAccgaagatgctcttccccttctctgacagatggaccccatcagcccccagtagagcaggtttctcaaagcgagtcccatggtctaagtagctgaacccctggctgtggcaccagtcccgtaaccatttgttgattcgccagattcgactggccctttcaaacTCCTTCCCTTTGACTGGGAGGATTGATGAAAAAGctacctgtgctccagagtcccttaccaccactcccagggctctgtaatccttcttgatactcctcagactgctcctggctgtagCACTGGTGCTCACGTAAAACAACAGCAGCGGATAACAGCCAGTGGACTGTACAAGGCTTAGTAGTCTCTCGGTGGCATCCCTGATACGAGCCCCCggtaagcagcacacctctctagagagtgCGTCAGGTCggcagatgggtgcctccgtacctctcagaagagagtcgcCTACTACCATCACCCATCGCCTTTTCTTAGTTGCACTGGCTATATGAGGAGCAGATTgggctgccttactcagctccagcgTCTCTCCTGATGTGACGGGTCTTTCCTCCTCAGCCTGCAGAGCAGTGAAGcggttctgcaagggcacctcaggctTCGGGGgcagtctcttcctcctgctggtccTTGCCgttgcaagcttccattcttctgcattactGGCCCCCTCCCTTCTGTGTGTGCTGGCGGgggagtttttggctgtttggccGTGGGCTGTGGGCCCACTGCAGACTGCGCTTGGAACCAGCTatccaagtccttctcagcctccctgatgcTACGCAGCCTTCTCACCGCCTCCTGCAGCgcagccacctgctgcaggaggtcctccacctgggcacaccttttgcaggcaggtctgctgcctgtccctgcccgtccctgccccaggagaaagcTCTAGGCACTTCCTGCAGTCTGAGGTCTgcgctgcagcctctcccttcagcagctccgtCTGGGCGGAGGCATCGGCCACCGCTGGGGTAGGTGGTGCGGCCCCCAGccggagctgcagcctttgctctcagacAAGTGTCCACCTGTCTGCCTTGAGGGTCAGGTAGGATGAGTGCCCTTGGCCTGTGCAGATGGTCACAGAACGGTGCCCGGTTGCGGGGTTATGTGCTCTCCACTCAGCCAGCGGAACGTCCCTCCTTCCAAGAGGCGCCCTCCCGCGCAAACTGCCGTGCCACGCCCTGGCTGACGCGCCACGCCCTGGCTGACGCGCCACGCCCTGTTTGCAGCCCTCCCTAGGGCTGCCTTTTGCGGGAGTGGGGGGTGGCTGCCATTCCTCCTGGCCCTGCACACACCTCTCGAGCCGCTCTCCCTCATGAGAGCAGCCGGCTCCTGGCGGGTCTCTGCGCTCCCCTGGGGTCTCCCCGGTTCAGGAAACGCCCTCTGTACGCCGCGATCCCCTGCTCCGCTGCAGAATGCGCCTGCACTGGAGCTGATCGCCTCAGTGAGTGTTTGATGAACTTGATCATCAAGCAATCCATTCCCCCTGCTTCAATATAGTCTGTAACTACAAAAACGTGTCTCAGATATGCAcagcaaggagcagctgagctcCAGAGCAGAACCTCCAAGGAAATAAAAGCCGCTGGAAAGTGCCCACAAGCAGCATTGGTTGCCCGAGGTAACTACTTAGGAGTGGAGCAGTAGATAGCTTGCTTCCACCCTCCTGTGCTTACAGCTTCTCCAAATCGTATATGGAAGAggtaaaaataacaagaaaaacagtaactgaagtttctgctgcctttcagtcTATGCGAGTTCATGTTCTTTACTTCACCTCCAGCGTTTGGCCTCAGGCGATCAGCGGAAGAGCCAACCTGCTCTGCACAAAGACACTCTGCAAGAGAATAAGAAAGGTTAAACAAATACCAACTTCATGTCTGTGTACGAACCTCAGTTCAACCACAACATGTGGAAGTACAACCGACGTTACTCTCAGCCTAGCTGCTCCGGGGGAAAGTACTACTACTCCAGGAACATTCCCCATCCTAGGATGGTCTGTCACCTACCAGGTAAGAGTTGCTGAGGGACCACCCAGATAGCCTGGACAACTGCCCTGGCAAGCACGAAGAGAAATGCGAGTGTAACGCGGCTTTGTTCCAAAAGTACCCACTGCTCCtgtttcctgtttctgtctAAGAGAAGCATTTCATCAAAAAAAGCTGTTACCTTCAATTCAATCCCCTAAGCATCTTTACCTGTCCTCAGCAATGAATAATCTCAGGTTAGTAACGTAAAGGTTAGCAGCACTAAATTCTTTACAAGGTACAACTCAACTAAAACTATTTCACTAAGACAACTATCTGGGATTTCTTTtaagctaaaataatttctttcaagctaaaataatttcttcctctttccttctgtgctcACAAGTGTACCTTAAGTGCCAGAGAGAGGTTGTCacaattttcttctctatttcaCTCTCACCTAAAAAATTCTCGTACCTTTCCAGGAGCAACATATTACACAAGGTAGCCATACTGCTCTGCTGTGTGCTACATCTAGCTGGGATTACTCTGCCTACACCTGAAAGGAATACAGTCAAAATCAGTGTGCCATCTGCATCAGCTGAAGAAATAGTACTTCTAGGGATGggcttttgtttcagaagctgACCCTGTATGCTTGCACAAAGACATCTTTCTGGCAGCAGCCGAAAGGAAATTGCTGATACGTGGCCAGATTTACACTGCAGAAGGTGCAGAAGGGtcatgaagggggaaaaaaaaaaaatctctgctgagtTCCTTGGGGACTGTTGGAATAAGCAGATATTGCATCAGGATTGGTATTGGTAGTTGATGAGTCTGTGATATAACTTTCGTAATAAGGGATGAAGGGTGATGCAGGACCAAAGCCCTTCTGactaaaactgaatttcttgcATCTTGGAAGGGATGCCTTTGAAGGAACAAAGCAAGACTCTTCCTTTCAGATTGACCACCCAGTGTATAATGTACACAattctgtgtgtctgtgtgtgcgtgtgtttatagatataaaaaaatctacctAAAGTAAAAACAtagaacacacaaaaaataaagcacgtatttgtgtgtgtctctctctttgTCAGGAATCTGGTAAAAAAGACAAGCTGACCACAGCCAGCAAAGACCAAAGTCTTACGTGGCTTAGCCAGATTAATTTGGTGGATATCTTTGTACTCTCAGCAGAGTAATGTTTAGCTGTAATTACTTTCTGCTTAATATTTGTCTTATGTCAGATACTAAACAGAATCAAGGTTCTGAAAATCCTTACCAACTACTTAATAGCACTGCTATCAAGAGAGGCGGAAGAATGATACTTATCTCCTGATTGGCACTGCTAAACGAGTGTGCTTCACCCTACCTGGTCACTCTCCAGATTTTATCTATCCGCAACATCATCACTGTTCAGGTAGTGGTTGACCACACCATCCTCTGTAACAGGCTGCTTACTATTCAAGTATGCCAAGTTTATTCACTGTTTACACACCGTTCCATAAGCCCTGTATTATTACATACAAATTTCAGGTTGGATacctctgttttccatttttccagcACAGATTCTCCTCGGAGATCACCTGCTAAGTAAGTTAACTGCGTGTGTTTATTTAGTAAAGACTGTATCCTTTGGTTTCTTGCACAGGATTAAACAACGCTCCGGTCTGTGTTGTAAGAAGCAGCTTTTCAAGAGAACACCTATCTGCTGGCAACACAGTCGTCCCCGAGCAAAAAGCTGATCAAGAACACGTGCTAACTGGGAATGCCGCAAGCAACGCATCTGCCAACTGCTACCTTCCAAAGCTCGAGGGTTTCAGGCGAAGGGAGCTAGGCACTTCACAGTCCGTGACACGTAAGTAGAGGCACCAAACTGCCGTATtatacagcagcagaagaggaacCTGAGCTGTTAAAGGTGCAGCTGGGTCTCAGCCAGGGCACTGTGTCATCACAGCTCAGGTCCGGGTAAAGGGAACATAGGGCAACGAATGCACATTTAAAAGGCaagtatttcttcccttctgtgtgtGTTAGTCACCACATCTTAAAAGATTTCTCCTCGCTAATTACCCTTGCAGCTTTATAGCTTTTAGGGATTATATGCTTACTAGACATCTAATCATGTCACAATTATCAGCAATTATTCTGCAGTAGTGCTTACACAGCACTACAAGCATGCATCTATGAAATACACTTTCCAggattttcttcagatttcttaGGCATCTCAGCAAATAATTGCATTAATGTACTATGTGAGgtagcaaaagcaaacaaaaaaggaaagaaatacaccCCCTTAGAGATATCTAAAATACAGCTTGtgcatttttgtaattaaaaatgccCCCCACCCCGATATAACATAAGGTGTATCTTACGGCCTTTATTTTTCAACTTGAGAAAACACTCTGCCTGTTGATTTCCAGAAGGACGTGCAGGTATTCCTGAAAGGATTCAAAATCACCTTACTTCATCTGAAaaggtaagggaaaaaaagacacagctcTTTATTTCGgcgctctctctctcacttctcAACACTGTAACCCGAACTGACAGTCTCAGACTGCTAAGGAGGACAGCGCAGAACCAAAAAGAGGGATGTGAGGATCCCATGTGTAGAACATGAGAGCTTGGAAGGGAGATGGTGTCCAGTAGGGTGATAACTAAGCTATAAGTGTATCACTTTCAGCTCTGTCATGTCACTGTGCCTTGCTAGCAAGAAAAATGGTCAAACCCAATGAAGATGGGAATAAAATTCACTTTGTTTCaaactgctggggaaaaaaggtgacaCTATAGAACAAACAGGCACAGGAAAAAGCCTCCTCCCCTCACAACACAGAGATTCTTTAGATTACTTACTGCCAACAGTTTTACTTTTGCTGACACTTTTGTAGAAGCAGCACGCTGGGGTTTAGAGGCAACTTTGCAGCCGTGTTCATAAATTCCAGTAAAAGATTCTTTCTGCAATAACTCTTTATTCTCAAGCGGCAGGCTATCTGATTACGCGTCTCCTCTATTGCGACTGTACGAGAATAAGCTAGTATTCCATGGAATAAGCTAGTATTCCATTACAAACGGTATCACAAGGAGGACTGCACACGCTTGAGAAAAAGGGAATGCAAGTGTTGCTGCACTGGTACTGGACAGCAGAGGGCACTACGAAGACGTTTTGCAGTAAAGATGCTAAAAAGAAGGACTCACTTTTCTcctaacttttctgttttaactggGGGGTGGGGTCTGTCTAAATGTTGCTCTTTGGTTCCTGAGCTGGGTATAGCAAAGaccatgctttatttttactgttcacTTATACAGGCAGAACACGGTTCTTCAAATTGTATTTACTGTGGTTTGGCCGCAAAATAACTACATCATGGACAGATACTGCCATACAGCCACACTCAGTAAACTACTGTTTCTTAAGAGCTGTTagctgccttttgcttttcctctgcacttACAAACAGAACCTTCTGCCAGTCACATTTTGATTCCTGGGCCTTTAATAGACTGGTGAAGCCTGCACACAGAGAAGAGTAGTGGCTCAGCAGTACACTACAAACCCACGATGGAACAGCAAACAGACCACGGAGGTCCAGATTTAATCCCTTCCTCATCTGACTTCCATCAGTCGTTACCCGGCACCACTTTCATTCTCATCCAATGTTACGCATTATGCCATGGATATCTATTATTATTCTCGGTGACATCTATTATTATTCTCGGGGACTGTATATTAGAAGCTGGAACAATTAACCTATGCAATTAACCTATAGGTGGTCATATTCAACCGAGTAACAGTTTTAGATGTGTTTTCTGCTGCACACCCTTGCTGGGGACTAGTGTTAGCCATATACTTTGCATTGCCTTTAACTGCTGCTTAAATGGAGTCAAGCTATTCCTTTACACATTGTGttctattttggaaaagcttttgaaaaaacgATGCCAAGCCTCTGCACAACCTGCAAATAGACAGGGAATCCACGTCACGCCTCTCACCCAGGCCTCCTCTCCATTCCTCAACTTGCGTAACGGTCCTCGCATCCGGGAGAATGGGAATTCTGACGTGAGCTACCTGGATCAGGACATAAAGGTAAGGCATGAGTGCTACAGTCTATGGCTTCCTATgatgttaaacatttttatttctcttgagGATGGTGTGGGACTTTATTGGTCAGATTGCccttctcccaccaccccagtgTGGAGTCTACTGACTTTGGTGTTTAGCATTTACTCTTGAGTTGCTTTCACCTAACTGAAGTTGCTATCGGCAGTCACTGGGGAGCAATGCAGCTGGCACAGGGGCTGAAACTTGTTCTCTAAAAAACAGCCTGCAAACATTACATCACACGCAAGGGGCTTTATATGTAGCAAACAGTGCTTAGGACTTCCTTCCTGCGTCTCTGAAGTGCTGTGTACATGGCACTCGCTCAACATCACCTTTTGCATACTGGTGTCCGTAGCTCACACTGTGGCAAAACTGATGGGACATCTTAGGCTAGGCAATTTGCACAGCTGTAAAACTGCACACTCCCACAGC
Proteins encoded in this window:
- the LOC127016074 gene encoding uncharacterized protein C4orf17 homolog; the protein is MSVYEPQFNHNMWKYNRRYSQPSCSGGKYYYSRNIPHPRMVCHLPGLNNAPVCVVRSSFSREHLSAGNTVVPEQKADQEHVLTGNAASNASANCYLPKLEGFRRRELGTSQSVTQGRAGIPERIQNHLTSSEKLLKKRCQASAQPANRQGIHVTPLTQASSPFLNLRNGPRIRENGNSDVSYLDQDIKVLQKLGKILQTDSLSEIQKWFARASKKEKDYVSSLIYSESVASRNMKQENTLPVDFQKDVQVFLKGFKITLLHLKRQGIHVTPLTQASSPFVNLHYGPRIRENGNSDVSYLDQDIKVLAKTRQNFADRFTFRDPKMVRKGKSSAKESVASRNMKQG